From the Maioricimonas rarisocia genome, one window contains:
- a CDS encoding PEP/pyruvate-binding domain-containing protein yields MDDRLPWLCCFDDDIPDAVTDPVRWLGGKGMSLRRMREMGLTVPPWFTISTDCCRQYLEGGRAFPLDLSDQVAAAVRRLETASGRTFGDAGSPLLLAVRSGAPVSLPGLLPTILSCGVTRSMAADVPELADPFEQFVHTIGTARGEAAGSSDLPDDPHELLMQAIAAVMDRWESPALQQYLNRHDITDCQGTAVTVQVMVAADVSGVLFTRDPRDASAGHMLLELVDGAGDAMLAGEQEPTRLRLERESGRVLDDHETVSATAERLSTEQLRELARDAGRLEEAYSGPVDIEFGIAGGQFSYFQVRSAKPVASADAELIEFRDRVERQLTTLPGRLWVRHNLDEQLPCPTLLTWEILREMMRGEGGFIRAYQRLGFRPTARVVQDGFLELIGSRIYASADRLPELFGPKLPWRHDPEQVHRDPSCIDRFPTRFDLDAVDSATVLRLPGNLYRLVRAQGRMLQMSKTIADECSSKTVPALCDYVKAERSRSLAAMTDEELSHCLWERSHRVLGEFAAALTLPGLLGGWAFTRLQDELTARIGSPEGPALARELARPDSIPVEAEHDASLMMRTAGTITVETFLQRYGHRGPDELELSQPRWSEAPDMLPEPRGDAAPSPTSPVASRGETETRLQAALAANGARSLAGRIDGFARIARQLLPYREIGRHWLMLGYSLIRDCTEEYARRSNLGQSIYHLTRSELRQLPHAGPKWSDLVAKRQQERELARQLNLPMVIDTSQSGRFARPPAVPEEVTFEATAISGGSSRGPAQLIEDPNTPVEPGCVAVIDALSPLVALQLGSAAAVVARRGGVLSHGALLIRQLGIPAVVCPQLPAVRDGQLLSVDAEVGTVSLEDAYE; encoded by the coding sequence ATGGACGACCGGCTGCCGTGGCTCTGCTGCTTTGACGACGATATCCCCGATGCGGTGACCGATCCGGTCCGCTGGCTGGGAGGGAAGGGGATGTCGCTGCGGCGAATGCGGGAGATGGGCCTCACGGTTCCGCCGTGGTTCACGATCTCGACGGATTGCTGCCGGCAGTACCTCGAGGGAGGGCGTGCTTTTCCATTGGACCTCAGCGATCAGGTGGCTGCGGCCGTCCGACGCCTCGAAACGGCCAGTGGCCGCACGTTCGGCGATGCCGGGTCTCCACTGCTGCTGGCCGTTCGCAGTGGCGCACCGGTGTCGCTGCCCGGACTGCTGCCGACGATTCTCTCCTGCGGCGTGACCCGCTCGATGGCTGCGGACGTTCCGGAACTGGCCGACCCGTTCGAACAGTTTGTTCACACGATCGGGACGGCACGAGGAGAAGCTGCCGGCTCCAGTGACCTGCCGGACGATCCGCACGAACTGCTCATGCAGGCTATCGCTGCGGTGATGGATCGCTGGGAGTCGCCCGCACTGCAGCAGTACCTCAACCGCCACGACATCACCGATTGTCAGGGGACGGCAGTGACCGTCCAGGTGATGGTCGCCGCCGATGTCTCGGGCGTGCTGTTCACACGCGACCCGCGCGATGCTTCCGCCGGGCATATGCTGCTCGAACTGGTGGACGGAGCCGGCGACGCGATGCTGGCCGGCGAGCAGGAGCCGACACGGCTGCGACTCGAGCGGGAATCCGGTCGAGTGCTCGACGACCACGAGACTGTCAGTGCGACGGCAGAACGACTCTCGACGGAACAACTCCGCGAACTCGCCCGGGATGCAGGCCGACTCGAAGAGGCGTACTCCGGTCCGGTCGACATCGAGTTCGGCATTGCGGGCGGTCAGTTCAGCTACTTTCAGGTCCGCAGCGCGAAACCGGTTGCCTCAGCCGACGCGGAGCTCATCGAGTTTCGTGACCGCGTGGAACGTCAACTCACCACGCTGCCGGGGCGTCTGTGGGTCCGGCACAACCTGGACGAACAGCTTCCCTGCCCGACGTTGCTGACGTGGGAGATCCTCCGCGAGATGATGCGCGGCGAAGGGGGATTCATCCGCGCTTACCAAAGGCTCGGGTTTCGTCCGACAGCACGCGTCGTTCAGGACGGCTTCCTCGAGCTGATCGGCAGCCGGATCTATGCCAGTGCCGACCGTCTTCCGGAGCTGTTCGGCCCGAAGCTGCCCTGGCGACACGATCCCGAGCAGGTGCATCGTGACCCGTCGTGTATCGACCGGTTCCCGACACGGTTCGACCTGGACGCCGTCGATTCCGCGACGGTGCTGCGGCTGCCGGGCAACCTGTACCGGCTGGTGCGGGCACAAGGGCGGATGCTCCAGATGAGCAAGACGATCGCCGACGAATGCAGCTCGAAGACGGTTCCAGCACTCTGCGATTATGTCAAAGCGGAACGTTCCCGATCCCTCGCGGCCATGACCGACGAGGAACTCTCGCACTGCCTGTGGGAGCGGAGTCACCGCGTGCTGGGCGAGTTCGCTGCGGCACTCACTCTCCCCGGACTGCTGGGAGGCTGGGCCTTCACCCGGCTGCAGGACGAGCTGACGGCACGCATCGGCTCACCGGAGGGACCGGCCCTGGCGCGGGAGCTCGCCCGGCCCGACAGCATACCGGTGGAAGCAGAACATGACGCGTCCCTGATGATGCGGACTGCCGGCACGATCACGGTCGAGACGTTTCTCCAGCGCTACGGGCACCGTGGCCCGGACGAACTGGAGCTTTCCCAGCCGCGGTGGTCGGAAGCCCCGGACATGCTGCCGGAGCCGCGTGGTGACGCCGCTCCATCACCGACCTCCCCTGTTGCGTCCCGCGGTGAGACCGAAACGCGCCTGCAGGCCGCCCTGGCAGCGAACGGAGCCCGCAGTCTTGCCGGCCGGATTGATGGATTCGCCCGCATCGCCCGCCAACTGTTGCCTTACCGTGAGATCGGTCGCCACTGGCTGATGCTCGGGTACTCGCTGATTCGTGACTGCACCGAGGAGTACGCCCGGCGGTCGAATCTGGGGCAGTCCATCTATCACCTTACCCGATCGGAGCTGCGTCAGCTTCCGCACGCGGGACCGAAGTGGAGCGATCTGGTCGCGAAGCGGCAGCAGGAGCGGGAACTGGCCCGGCAACTCAATCTGCCCATGGTGATCGACACGTCGCAATCCGGCCGCTTCGCCAGGCCGCCCGCGGTGCCCGAAGAAGTGACGTTCGAGGCAACGGCGATTTCGGGTGGATCGAGCCGCGGTCCTGCCCAGCTGATCGAGGATCCAAACACCCCGGTCGAGCCCGGCTGCGTCGCGGTGATCGATGCACTCTCTCCGCTGGTCGCGTTGCAACTGGGGTCCGCAGCGGCTGTCGTGGCCCGTCGCGGCGGCGTCCTGTCCCACGGGGCGCTGCTGATCCGTCAACTGGGGATTCCCGCCGTTGTCTGCCCGCAGTTGCCAGCCGTGCGGGACGGGCAGTTGCTCAGCGTCGATGCCGAAGTGGGTACGGTCTCTCTGGAGGACGCATATGAGTGA
- a CDS encoding DUF1559 domain-containing protein gives MASHRPTRRGFTLIELLVVIAIIAILIALLLPAVQQAREAARRTSCRNNLKQIGLALHNYVSSMNQFPPSFCLTPAEASGGIGDSWSIHGRLLPYLERANAYNDVALDVDWHVQVATGVTFLKLPVYLCPSDPNDFFRTSGGQPYVGPHTYGFNLGSWMVFDPQNWRTGDGAFVVNGGTRPASFRDGMSQTLAAAEVKAYTSYIRNTADPGSSAPSSPDFFNGMSGQVKLGPSVGSNTGHSVWPDGRVHHSGITTVFPPNTVVPYTYDGQVYDIDFNSQQEGKSGSDVTYAAITSRSYHVGTVNALLVDGSVRSIGDSIDRDIWRALGTRSGGTGEPIVSGNF, from the coding sequence ATGGCGTCTCACCGACCGACACGACGCGGTTTCACCCTCATCGAACTGCTGGTCGTCATCGCGATCATCGCGATCCTGATTGCGCTGCTGCTGCCGGCCGTCCAGCAGGCCCGCGAGGCCGCCCGACGAACCTCCTGCCGCAACAACCTCAAGCAGATCGGCCTGGCACTCCACAACTACGTCTCGTCGATGAATCAGTTCCCGCCGTCCTTCTGCCTCACACCGGCCGAAGCGAGTGGCGGAATCGGGGACTCGTGGTCGATCCACGGCCGGCTGCTCCCCTACCTCGAACGTGCCAACGCCTACAACGATGTCGCACTCGATGTCGACTGGCACGTGCAGGTGGCAACCGGCGTCACGTTTCTCAAGCTGCCGGTGTATCTCTGCCCCAGCGACCCGAACGACTTCTTCCGAACCAGTGGCGGCCAGCCCTACGTCGGACCGCATACGTACGGCTTCAACCTCGGCTCATGGATGGTCTTCGACCCGCAGAACTGGCGGACCGGCGACGGGGCCTTCGTCGTCAACGGCGGGACGCGGCCGGCCAGCTTTCGGGACGGCATGAGCCAGACCCTCGCCGCCGCCGAGGTGAAAGCCTACACCTCCTACATCCGCAATACGGCCGATCCCGGCTCGTCGGCTCCCTCCAGTCCCGACTTCTTCAACGGGATGAGCGGGCAGGTCAAGCTCGGTCCGTCGGTCGGCAGCAACACCGGTCACTCTGTCTGGCCGGACGGTCGCGTGCACCACAGCGGCATCACGACGGTCTTTCCTCCCAACACCGTCGTTCCGTACACGTACGACGGCCAGGTCTACGACATTGATTTCAACTCGCAGCAGGAAGGGAAGAGCGGCAGCGATGTCACCTATGCCGCCATCACCTCCCGCAGCTATCACGTTGGCACGGTCAACGCACTGCTGGTGGACGGCTCGGTCCGCTCAATCGGCGATTCGATCGACCGGGACATCTGGCGGGCTCTGGGAACCCGCAGCGGCGGCACTGGTGAGCCGATCGTTTCCGGCAACTTCTGA
- a CDS encoding AraC family transcriptional regulator: MEDWQAFRQEFVERLAPDVQLATLFDFLPELYLYVKNHRSQFIRVNQAHLRLRGFSHESEIIGKTDFDLHPRYLAEQYVNEDRRVMQAGRPLPNQVWLVPGQAGALHWYLSSKIPLFDREGNAVGIAGVLRDLRKFETVYRPYQAMDEILKFVLDHYAERIDIPDLAEMAHLSVSQFDRRFKALFQMTPQQYLLRVRINAASHALTSTDDTVAAIAQRCGFYDQSYFTKRFRRETGMTPLAYRRRYARSD; encoded by the coding sequence ATGGAGGACTGGCAGGCATTCCGGCAGGAATTCGTCGAACGGCTGGCGCCCGACGTGCAACTGGCAACGCTGTTCGACTTTCTCCCCGAGCTGTACCTGTACGTCAAGAATCACCGCAGCCAGTTTATCCGCGTCAATCAGGCCCATCTGCGGCTGCGGGGCTTCTCTCACGAGTCGGAAATCATCGGCAAGACCGACTTCGACCTGCACCCCCGCTATCTGGCCGAGCAGTACGTCAACGAAGACCGGCGGGTCATGCAGGCGGGCCGCCCCCTCCCCAACCAGGTCTGGCTCGTTCCCGGACAGGCGGGAGCCCTCCATTGGTATCTTTCCAGCAAGATTCCGCTGTTCGATCGGGAAGGGAACGCGGTCGGAATCGCCGGCGTGCTTCGCGACCTGCGGAAGTTCGAGACCGTCTACCGCCCCTACCAGGCGATGGACGAAATTCTGAAGTTCGTCCTCGACCACTACGCCGAGCGGATCGACATCCCCGATCTGGCCGAAATGGCGCATCTGTCGGTCAGCCAGTTCGACCGCCGTTTCAAGGCCCTGTTCCAGATGACGCCGCAGCAGTACCTGCTTCGCGTGCGCATCAACGCGGCCAGCCATGCCCTCACGTCCACCGACGACACCGTGGCCGCGATCGCCCAGCGGTGCGGCTTCTACGACCAGAGCTACTTCACGAAGCGGTTTCGCCGCGAGACCGGGATGACGCCGCTCGCCTATCGACGTCGGTATGCCCGCTCTGACTGA
- a CDS encoding DUF1501 domain-containing protein: MLTLTGRGQTTTCDGVTRRDFLQVGTLGAIGLSMPHYLAAQAAGAVKPGHDDRACIMIFNLGAPSHIDLFDMKPDAPAEVRGPFKPIDTSAEGIQLSEILPGHARIADKFALVRSAHHGGAAVHDSGWQMLQTGRQFTGGVNTPHAGAVVSYLRGRKTDLPPFVVLPETMGRGGGNLPNGQSGGFLGKAYDPFALNADPSQPSFQVPDLLPPQDISTVRLERRRKMREVVDEAVKSFEATENAQLLDENFSAAFRMMTSTQAREAFDLSKEPQKVRDRYGMNRFGQCCLLARRLVENGVRFVTINTFLTVFNEVTWDIHGSKPFTSIAGMKDIVCPMYDQAYTALIEDLSERGLLDATMVCNLAEFGRTPRVNPAGGRDHWPQCFTVYFAGGGVKGGQVVGASDPVGGVPAERPVVPADVVATIFHSLGLDLEAELPGPGGRPFPLVDFGHREIHELF; the protein is encoded by the coding sequence ATGCTGACGTTGACTGGACGTGGTCAGACGACGACGTGCGATGGAGTGACCCGTCGCGATTTTCTGCAGGTGGGCACGCTGGGTGCGATCGGCCTGTCGATGCCGCACTATCTGGCGGCTCAGGCCGCCGGTGCCGTCAAGCCGGGTCACGACGACCGCGCCTGCATCATGATCTTCAATCTCGGTGCACCGAGTCATATCGACCTGTTCGACATGAAGCCGGACGCTCCTGCCGAAGTGCGGGGGCCGTTCAAACCGATCGACACCAGCGCCGAGGGCATCCAGCTTTCGGAGATCCTTCCCGGCCACGCCCGCATTGCCGACAAGTTCGCGCTGGTCCGTTCGGCCCATCACGGCGGGGCGGCGGTACACGACTCCGGCTGGCAGATGCTGCAGACCGGCCGGCAGTTCACCGGCGGCGTCAACACGCCTCATGCCGGCGCCGTCGTCAGTTATCTTCGCGGCCGCAAGACCGACCTGCCTCCGTTCGTGGTTCTGCCGGAAACGATGGGCCGGGGTGGTGGCAACCTGCCCAACGGTCAGAGCGGCGGATTTCTGGGCAAGGCGTACGATCCGTTCGCCCTGAATGCCGACCCGTCGCAGCCGAGCTTCCAGGTTCCCGACCTGCTGCCGCCGCAGGACATCAGCACCGTTCGGCTGGAACGCCGCCGGAAGATGCGCGAAGTCGTCGACGAAGCGGTCAAGTCGTTCGAGGCGACCGAGAACGCCCAACTGCTCGACGAGAACTTCTCGGCTGCGTTCCGGATGATGACCAGCACGCAGGCCCGCGAAGCGTTCGACCTCTCGAAGGAACCGCAGAAGGTTCGGGACCGGTACGGCATGAACCGGTTCGGTCAGTGCTGCCTGCTGGCCCGGCGACTGGTCGAGAATGGCGTGCGGTTCGTCACGATCAACACATTTCTCACGGTGTTCAACGAGGTCACCTGGGACATCCATGGTTCGAAGCCGTTCACGTCGATTGCCGGCATGAAGGACATCGTCTGCCCGATGTACGACCAGGCCTACACGGCCCTCATCGAAGACCTGAGCGAGCGGGGTCTGCTCGACGCGACGATGGTCTGCAACCTCGCCGAGTTCGGTCGGACTCCGCGGGTGAACCCGGCGGGCGGACGGGACCACTGGCCGCAGTGTTTCACCGTTTACTTCGCCGGCGGCGGGGTGAAGGGGGGACAGGTGGTTGGTGCCAGCGACCCGGTGGGTGGCGTGCCGGCCGAGCGGCCTGTCGTTCCGGCCGACGTCGTGGCGACGATCTTCCACAGCCTCGGACTGGATCTGGAAGCGGAATTGCCGGGCCCCGGCGGTCGTCCGTTCCCGCTGGTCGACTTCGGTCATCGCGAGATTCACGAACTGTTCTGA
- a CDS encoding outer membrane protein assembly factor BamB family protein, producing MTDLAVIPILPTLHTLLLALPVGIVALLMLLRRLAEPGMPARLLRLGWRLRGLLLTCTAVAGLVIFAATRSGARFEAHSDGVSFQPGHWPTARGDLQRLGVNDPVGGPTGGGINWKTGGPTQSYYATPAIAGDRLYCVASSGGRRGRIECRSLLDGGLLWTAAPAGYRATFSSPVLSSRYLVCGEGLHNDRMARIVCIDVAPHHVGELLWTFQTNSHVECTPVIDGERVYAGAGDDGVYCLQLDPDIPEDERLVWHVSGRNLPDAETSLAVHNGRVYVGLGNGGEAVCVLDAATGQMIRRLPMPYPVFGLPAIDGERLYVGMGRGDYVHAANDPAGQVCCIDLNSLTVEWTYATPATVLGAVAVAGDDLLFASADGTVHRLDRNGDVINTWESGERVLTSPAVTDDAVYIVTGTGRLYGLTRDLKPFWQVEVGGARRCVSSPVVASGQVCFGTEEAGLISAGSRAAQTEPVWHGQAGGNAAFDTSADPLPVHGRVHWQWPAESRNESTDITAAVGVIGDHILVPVANGPEAGLVCLRWNASGTGGPAEQWHHREPAGIHVSPAAAGRQVFVTTGQPGETSRELRALALDTGNVEWRHPVSAAASGRLYLGGPAGNSLCIADVPDGLSLLTTDGHLHWRSRVGHVRHPVAMEAGRILTAGTDPPSLVLLDGPTGRTLWRVPLDSVPTTSALLLGDHCLVGTRAGLEWRRLLDGERIEQTSHAATSILPHDEVTSLIRTGDSSVTWGDASNAIHVLDCETGDAHSIAMPERPGRPLHVGGHLLFADEAGLDAVVLRAGASPRLWCDLSKVGTPAAPGVWSRGILLLPVDGGGLVGIGE from the coding sequence ATGACTGATCTGGCGGTCATACCGATTCTGCCGACGCTGCACACGCTGCTGCTCGCCCTGCCGGTGGGAATCGTGGCCCTGCTGATGTTGTTGCGGCGACTCGCGGAACCCGGCATGCCGGCCCGGTTGCTGCGGCTCGGCTGGCGCCTGCGGGGGCTGCTGCTGACGTGCACCGCCGTGGCGGGTCTGGTGATCTTTGCCGCCACACGCTCGGGGGCCCGGTTCGAAGCTCACTCTGATGGCGTATCCTTTCAGCCGGGCCACTGGCCGACCGCCCGGGGGGATCTGCAACGACTTGGCGTGAACGATCCGGTGGGCGGTCCGACCGGAGGCGGCATCAACTGGAAGACCGGCGGCCCCACGCAGAGCTACTACGCCACGCCGGCGATCGCGGGAGATCGGCTGTACTGCGTCGCCTCGTCAGGCGGTCGCCGGGGACGGATCGAGTGCCGCAGCCTGCTGGACGGCGGTCTGCTCTGGACGGCAGCCCCTGCCGGTTACCGGGCCACGTTCTCGTCGCCGGTGCTTTCCAGTCGATACCTGGTCTGCGGGGAAGGGCTCCACAATGACCGAATGGCCCGCATCGTCTGTATCGACGTCGCTCCGCACCATGTCGGCGAACTGCTCTGGACGTTCCAGACGAACAGCCACGTCGAATGCACACCTGTCATCGACGGGGAGCGCGTCTATGCAGGAGCCGGCGACGACGGCGTCTACTGCCTGCAGCTCGATCCTGACATTCCCGAGGACGAACGTCTCGTCTGGCATGTGAGCGGTCGCAATCTGCCGGATGCCGAAACGTCGCTCGCGGTCCACAACGGTCGCGTCTATGTCGGGCTGGGCAACGGAGGTGAAGCCGTCTGCGTGCTCGATGCCGCGACCGGACAGATGATCAGGCGACTGCCGATGCCGTACCCGGTGTTCGGCCTGCCGGCGATCGACGGCGAGCGGCTGTACGTCGGCATGGGGCGGGGGGATTACGTCCACGCTGCGAACGATCCGGCCGGGCAGGTCTGCTGCATCGACCTGAACTCACTGACGGTCGAGTGGACGTACGCCACACCAGCCACGGTACTCGGCGCGGTCGCGGTGGCCGGAGACGATCTTCTGTTTGCATCGGCGGACGGAACAGTCCATCGCCTCGACCGCAACGGCGACGTCATCAATACCTGGGAGAGTGGCGAACGGGTCCTCACGTCCCCCGCAGTGACCGACGATGCCGTCTACATCGTCACCGGCACTGGCCGGCTGTACGGACTGACGCGTGACTTGAAGCCGTTCTGGCAGGTGGAGGTCGGCGGGGCCCGACGCTGCGTCAGTTCGCCGGTCGTGGCCAGCGGTCAGGTCTGCTTCGGCACCGAGGAAGCGGGTCTGATCTCGGCCGGAAGTCGCGCGGCTCAGACTGAACCGGTCTGGCACGGGCAGGCGGGTGGGAATGCTGCCTTCGATACCTCTGCAGATCCGTTACCTGTCCACGGTCGTGTCCACTGGCAGTGGCCGGCGGAATCGAGAAACGAATCGACAGACATCACAGCAGCCGTCGGAGTGATCGGCGATCACATCCTGGTGCCGGTGGCGAATGGACCGGAGGCGGGGCTGGTCTGTCTGAGATGGAACGCGAGCGGCACGGGCGGTCCGGCCGAGCAATGGCACCACCGGGAACCGGCGGGGATCCATGTCTCGCCGGCAGCAGCGGGCAGGCAGGTGTTCGTCACGACCGGGCAGCCGGGTGAGACCAGCCGGGAGCTGCGGGCACTGGCACTGGATACGGGCAACGTGGAATGGCGGCATCCCGTCAGCGCCGCGGCGAGCGGCCGACTGTACCTGGGGGGCCCGGCAGGCAACTCGCTCTGCATTGCCGACGTACCGGACGGACTCAGCCTGCTTACCACAGACGGTCATCTGCATTGGCGCAGTCGCGTCGGCCACGTCCGGCATCCGGTTGCCATGGAAGCGGGACGGATTCTCACGGCAGGGACCGATCCACCGTCGCTGGTCCTGCTCGATGGACCAACCGGCCGAACATTGTGGCGCGTCCCGCTCGACAGCGTACCAACCACCTCGGCACTGCTGCTCGGGGACCACTGCCTGGTCGGCACGCGGGCCGGATTGGAGTGGCGACGGCTTCTCGACGGTGAGCGGATTGAGCAGACATCACACGCCGCCACCTCCATTCTGCCTCACGACGAAGTGACGTCGTTGATCCGTACAGGCGACAGCAGCGTGACGTGGGGAGATGCGAGTAACGCAATTCACGTGCTCGATTGTGAAACCGGAGATGCTCACAGCATCGCGATGCCCGAACGTCCCGGACGCCCCCTCCATGTCGGCGGCCATCTGCTGTTCGCCGATGAAGCCGGTCTCGATGCGGTGGTACTTCGGGCCGGCGCTTCACCCCGGTTGTGGTGCGATTTGAGCAAGGTCGGCACGCCCGCGGCTCCGGGAGTGTGGTCTCGGGGCATTCTGCTGCTGCCTGTCGACGGCGGTGGCCTGGTTGGCATCGGAGAATGA
- a CDS encoding DUF1549 domain-containing protein — protein sequence MMNRCWGTLLLLCLTAGTARAESELVLLPEAVRLHGPEARTQLLLQHRANNEFTQQVTDGITWETSNPDVAKVTSDGQVRPVADGKTTIVAKVGEQTAEVPVEVSATQEPFTWGFRRHVQPLLAKLGCNSGACHGALAGKGGFRLSLRGYDPATDYFNIVKQDRGRRVELSDPGRSLVLAKPSGAIPHKGGLRFEPDSLEYRILAEWIASGAAPPTEDDARVERIEVLPGRSLHQVGEKQQMLVLAHYSDGTQTDVTRWAKWSSTNEAVCMVEEDGSVTVIGPGEGAVVGWYASQIAIARITVPFTSPDGADAKPQVVDQREPRNFIDEHVDRQLARLNLPASPACSDSEFIRRAYVDTIGLLPTAEEVKAFLADTSEDKRDRLIEDLLGREEFVDYWTYKWSDVLMLNGTLLRPEALKSYYEWIRGHVEKNTPWDQTVREVLTATGNSFENGATNFYALHQTPEDMTENACQAFLGLSIGCAKCHNHPLEKWTNDQYYGMANLFARVKAKGWGGESRNGDGLRTLYVVGSGELVQPRTGKPQPPTPLDGDPLPFDDPTDRRVPLAEWLTAPENPYFARSITNRVWANFYGVGLVENVDDMRASNPASNDELLTAAADFLIEKKFDLKELMRVILQSNAYQRTSEPLPGNQAEQRFYSRYYPRRMMAEVLHDAVVSVTDVPTTFDHVAFPGADRQKTEFYPVGTRAIELYDSAVENYFLQTFGRNQRRIVCECERSDEPSMVQVLHLSNGNTINEKLKTAGSRADDLLRLRAAGMSDATLLDEIYLTCLARYPTPKEREELLAMLPEPGTGEERAVLEDIFWAVMTSREFLFNH from the coding sequence ATGATGAATCGATGCTGGGGAACGCTGCTGCTGCTCTGCCTGACAGCGGGCACGGCACGGGCAGAGAGCGAGCTGGTGCTGCTGCCGGAAGCGGTTCGGCTGCACGGTCCGGAAGCCCGCACACAGTTGCTGCTGCAGCACCGCGCGAACAACGAGTTCACGCAGCAGGTCACCGACGGGATCACCTGGGAGACGAGCAACCCGGACGTCGCGAAGGTCACGTCGGATGGACAGGTCCGACCGGTGGCGGACGGCAAGACGACGATCGTGGCGAAGGTCGGCGAACAGACCGCCGAGGTGCCCGTGGAGGTTTCCGCGACGCAGGAGCCGTTCACCTGGGGGTTCCGCCGCCATGTCCAGCCGCTGCTGGCCAAACTCGGCTGCAATTCGGGAGCCTGCCACGGGGCTCTGGCAGGGAAGGGGGGCTTCCGGCTGTCGCTGCGAGGGTATGACCCGGCGACCGATTACTTCAACATCGTCAAGCAGGATCGCGGCCGGCGGGTCGAGCTGTCCGATCCGGGACGGAGTCTGGTCCTCGCCAAGCCGTCCGGGGCCATCCCACATAAGGGAGGGTTGCGGTTCGAGCCCGATTCGCTCGAGTACCGCATTCTCGCCGAGTGGATCGCCAGCGGTGCCGCCCCACCGACGGAAGATGACGCCCGCGTCGAGCGGATCGAAGTCCTGCCCGGCCGTTCGCTGCATCAGGTGGGTGAGAAACAGCAGATGCTTGTGCTCGCTCATTACAGCGACGGGACACAGACAGACGTAACGCGGTGGGCCAAGTGGTCATCGACGAACGAGGCGGTCTGCATGGTGGAAGAAGACGGGTCGGTTACGGTGATCGGTCCGGGAGAAGGTGCGGTCGTCGGATGGTACGCGAGCCAGATTGCGATCGCCCGCATCACCGTGCCGTTCACGTCGCCAGACGGTGCCGACGCGAAGCCGCAGGTGGTCGATCAGCGCGAGCCGCGAAACTTCATCGACGAGCATGTCGACCGGCAGCTGGCGCGACTCAACCTGCCGGCCTCTCCCGCGTGCAGCGATTCGGAGTTCATCCGCCGGGCGTATGTCGATACGATCGGTCTGCTGCCGACGGCGGAGGAAGTCAAAGCGTTCCTCGCCGACACCTCGGAGGACAAGCGGGACAGGCTGATTGAAGACCTGCTCGGTCGCGAGGAATTCGTCGACTACTGGACCTACAAGTGGTCGGACGTGCTGATGCTCAACGGCACGCTACTGCGTCCGGAGGCACTGAAGTCCTACTACGAATGGATTCGTGGACACGTCGAGAAAAACACGCCGTGGGATCAGACCGTTCGCGAGGTGCTGACGGCGACCGGCAACAGCTTCGAGAACGGGGCGACGAACTTCTACGCCCTGCACCAGACGCCGGAGGACATGACCGAAAACGCCTGCCAGGCGTTTCTGGGACTCTCGATCGGCTGCGCGAAGTGCCACAATCATCCGCTCGAGAAATGGACCAACGACCAGTATTACGGCATGGCCAACCTGTTTGCCCGCGTGAAGGCAAAAGGCTGGGGAGGCGAGTCCCGCAACGGAGACGGGCTGCGAACGCTGTACGTCGTCGGCTCCGGAGAGCTGGTCCAGCCACGGACCGGCAAGCCGCAGCCTCCCACCCCGCTCGATGGTGATCCGCTGCCGTTCGATGATCCGACCGACCGCCGCGTGCCCCTGGCCGAATGGCTCACCGCGCCGGAGAACCCGTACTTCGCCCGTTCGATTACGAACCGTGTGTGGGCGAACTTCTATGGCGTCGGACTCGTGGAGAACGTCGACGACATGCGGGCGTCCAACCCGGCCAGCAACGACGAACTGCTGACCGCAGCGGCCGACTTTCTGATCGAGAAGAAGTTCGATCTGAAAGAACTGATGCGGGTGATCCTGCAGTCGAACGCGTACCAGCGGACGAGCGAGCCACTGCCGGGCAACCAGGCGGAACAGCGATTCTACTCCCGCTACTACCCGCGGCGGATGATGGCCGAAGTGCTGCACGATGCGGTCGTCTCGGTGACGGACGTGCCGACGACGTTCGACCATGTGGCGTTCCCCGGTGCCGACCGACAGAAGACCGAGTTCTACCCCGTCGGAACACGAGCGATTGAACTGTACGACTCGGCGGTGGAGAACTACTTCCTGCAGACGTTCGGTCGGAATCAGCGACGGATTGTCTGCGAATGTGAACGATCGGACGAGCCGAGCATGGTGCAGGTGCTGCATCTGTCGAACGGCAACACGATCAACGAGAAGCTCAAGACGGCCGGCAGTCGGGCGGATGACCTGCTGCGACTGCGGGCCGCCGGCATGTCGGACGCGACGCTGCTCGACGAGATCTACCTGACCTGCCTGGCGCGGTATCCGACGCCGAAGGAACGGGAAGAGCTGCTGGCGATGCTGCCCGAACCGGGGACCGGAGAAGAGCGGGCCGTACTGGAAGACATTTTCTGGGCAGTTATGACCAGCCGGGAGTTCCTGTTCAATCATTGA